A window from Fibrobacter sp. encodes these proteins:
- a CDS encoding dihydroxy-acid dehydratase gives ATHAERKKLFEAAGKRIVELCHQYYDLNDESILPRSIATKDAFENAMRLDIAMGGSSNTVLHLLAVAQEAGVDFTMKDIDRLSRNTPCICKVAPTVHNIHIENVNRAGGIMGILGELDRMGLLHKDAKTVHAKTIGEALELNDLKRNPTEEAKQRYLAGPGRKYNLVAFSQNFMYPDHDLDRANGAIRDGEHAYTKDGGLAVLYGNLAVDGCIVKTAGVDESIFKFTGPAVVFESQEDAVKGILDPNVVKAGDVVVIRYEGPKGGPGMQEMLYPTSYLKSRHLGKSCALLTDGRFSGGTSGLSIGHASPEAANKGNIGLVHTGDVIEIDIPNRSINVQLTDDELAERRKEMEARGAKAWQPENRDRVVSKALQAYAAMASSADKGAVRDLSLIGVK, from the coding sequence GCCACCCACGCCGAACGCAAGAAGCTCTTCGAAGCCGCCGGTAAGCGCATCGTGGAACTCTGCCACCAGTATTACGACTTGAACGACGAAAGCATCCTCCCGCGCAGCATCGCCACGAAGGACGCCTTCGAAAACGCCATGCGCCTCGACATCGCCATGGGCGGTTCCTCCAACACCGTGCTCCACTTGCTCGCCGTGGCCCAGGAAGCCGGCGTCGACTTCACCATGAAGGACATCGACCGCCTCTCCCGCAACACGCCCTGCATCTGCAAGGTGGCCCCGACCGTTCACAACATCCACATCGAAAACGTGAACCGCGCCGGTGGCATCATGGGCATCCTCGGTGAACTCGACCGCATGGGCCTGCTCCACAAGGACGCCAAGACCGTTCACGCCAAGACCATTGGCGAAGCCCTGGAACTCAACGACCTCAAGCGCAACCCGACGGAAGAAGCTAAGCAGCGTTACCTCGCTGGTCCGGGCCGCAAGTACAACCTGGTCGCATTCTCCCAGAACTTCATGTACCCGGATCACGACCTCGACCGCGCTAACGGCGCTATCCGCGACGGCGAACACGCCTACACCAAGGACGGCGGCCTCGCTGTTCTGTACGGTAACCTCGCTGTGGACGGCTGCATCGTGAAGACCGCCGGCGTCGACGAATCCATCTTCAAGTTCACCGGTCCCGCCGTGGTGTTCGAAAGCCAGGAAGATGCCGTGAAGGGCATTCTCGACCCGAACGTGGTGAAGGCTGGCGATGTGGTCGTTATCCGCTACGAAGGCCCGAAGGGTGGCCCCGGCATGCAGGAAATGCTCTACCCGACCTCTTACCTCAAGAGCCGTCACCTCGGCAAGTCCTGCGCCCTCCTCACCGACGGTCGTTTCTCCGGCGGTACGAGCGGCCTCTCCATCGGCCACGCTTCTCCGGAAGCCGCCAACAAGGGTAACATCGGCCTCGTGCACACGGGCGACGTGATTGAAATCGACATCCCGAACCGTTCCATCAACGTGCAGCTCACCGACGACGAACTCGCCGAACGCCGCAAGGAAATGGAAGCCCGTGGCGCCAAGGCTTGGCAGCCGGAAAACCGCGACCGTGTGGTGTCCAAGGCTCTGCAGGCTTATGCCGCTATGGCATCGAGTGCTGATAAGGGAGCCGTTAGAGACCTGTCTCTTATTGGTGTGAAGTAA
- a CDS encoding response regulator, translated as MVPLVVATVLLVFAFLFYLENTLISTAYSSSELRLHKTVEACENILNKHQADFDKFISNVGSINKQNAKSILGKRVHKNEGVLDVFYGSVEGEYISGRGNILDKGVSEFRTKDWYLEASRNKGVAITGPIMRKSLNKQVLTLSQAIRDKNNRVKGIVGEDLDIQIINQAMSDGIDKSDGGIILMLDNSSNIISYYPEQTNLGRIDLDSIGTLLDMVTSAIDADSLLMYGNGNVVRMEKTTNHRQTFVFMASAMTKNPYYLVRILHQNTVVAKFNERFQGIKFALILAVIVLMSFAGLVARILFKRYIEKDLKDSVSSSTLFDTLLSSPNFTLILTNDSFDILQASSNVVKFFTDADDIKGEVLWKFIPSEQFKKFAHKVAMGGELDDSERKTLVKVRNTKGEDFWWEIFFQLLVEDDGSIRYLFMITDVTSGIQKDTILDTIMLSADRSLLMIFDRTRHIKYMSKHLGDIFQKDWRSLVGLALEDLASCGIPDNVMEATAKAFDEGVIWKDSFMLPSNEGHGEIWFRGEAVTLKADEAVVGYMFSMTDISEIIAAREIAEQATQAKSEFLANMSHEIRTPMNAIIGMAHLISDTDLSERQRNFVDRIGHAAKSLLGIINNILDFSKIEAKKQELEVTQFVLQDVISEVASLAEVRIAGRPIELIVDVDPDIPETLMGDPLRLSQIFTNLVNNATKFTEKGDITLKVEMENVTEKNVRLAFSVKDTGIGMTPEQLGRLFNAFTQADGSTTRKYGGTGLGLVISKSLVELMGGKLQVESTSGEGSRFFFSISLPIAPQAGEPKWKSVNSFAGKNILLVDDCANMRSVLRHILTKLHLVVEEACSAAEAFDLIQAHEEAGEDPYDIFLVDYKMGLETGFDFAKGIPEKMRKIPKVLMHPLHFEEAEQDTATKLGYNSCIAKPPQISSILSALQEAMGMKLTYQKATKKENRKIYFKPAKILLVEDNLMNQELAVSLLNSVGLTTMVANNGKEALDLLKPGSFDLVLMDLQMPIMDGLTATKEIRDMEDPYFKNVPILAMSARAFQKDKEECFEAGMNSYIVKPIDPSLLYEDLANYLAIASESSVPHNRTLVSTGNVQLADDDANFLAQFSKVRDFDASVGLYHANNNKTIYIRILHGFVRDYSGNNFELRKLVETSKFEEATRITHTIKGLCGTIGSSHVQTLGAAVENTLSQKQHDFPEYNRFEEALHNLIEDLSVVLKDIDADMPVQPTKREDPEAVGRLKGVLGNLKVALDSCSSTRCKRILDEYENIAFDPEIETLLQKIVNQVDDYEFSEAAETLAELETKLG; from the coding sequence ATGGTACCGCTTGTTGTCGCAACGGTACTTTTGGTCTTTGCATTCCTTTTTTATCTCGAAAATACGCTTATATCGACTGCCTACAGCAGTTCCGAGTTGCGCCTCCACAAGACGGTCGAGGCCTGCGAAAACATACTGAACAAACACCAGGCCGATTTCGACAAGTTCATTTCGAATGTCGGTTCTATCAACAAGCAGAACGCCAAGTCCATTCTCGGCAAGCGAGTGCATAAGAACGAAGGCGTGCTCGACGTGTTCTACGGTTCCGTGGAAGGCGAATACATCAGTGGCCGCGGAAACATTCTCGACAAGGGTGTATCCGAGTTCCGCACGAAGGACTGGTACCTGGAGGCTTCCAGAAACAAGGGTGTCGCCATTACGGGACCCATCATGCGCAAGTCGCTCAACAAGCAGGTTCTGACGCTTTCGCAGGCGATTCGCGACAAGAACAATCGGGTCAAGGGTATCGTCGGCGAGGATCTGGATATCCAGATTATCAACCAGGCGATGAGCGACGGGATTGACAAGTCCGATGGCGGAATCATCCTGATGCTGGACAACAGCAGCAATATCATTTCGTATTATCCGGAACAGACGAACCTGGGTAGAATCGATCTCGACAGTATCGGCACGCTGCTCGATATGGTCACGAGCGCAATCGATGCCGATTCACTGTTGATGTACGGGAACGGGAATGTCGTCCGTATGGAAAAGACGACCAACCACCGCCAGACTTTCGTGTTCATGGCGTCGGCGATGACGAAGAATCCCTATTACCTTGTTCGTATTCTGCACCAGAATACCGTGGTCGCCAAGTTCAACGAGCGTTTTCAGGGAATCAAGTTCGCGCTTATCCTTGCGGTGATTGTCCTCATGTCTTTTGCGGGTCTTGTCGCCCGAATACTTTTCAAACGCTATATCGAGAAAGACCTCAAGGACAGCGTGAGTTCGAGTACGCTGTTCGATACGTTGCTTTCGAGCCCGAACTTTACGCTTATCCTTACGAATGACTCGTTCGATATCCTTCAGGCGAGCAGCAATGTCGTGAAGTTCTTCACCGATGCCGACGATATCAAGGGCGAAGTGTTGTGGAAATTCATACCTTCGGAACAGTTCAAGAAGTTTGCGCACAAGGTCGCTATGGGCGGCGAGCTCGACGACAGCGAGAGAAAGACGCTCGTGAAGGTGAGGAACACGAAGGGGGAGGATTTCTGGTGGGAAATATTCTTCCAGCTTCTCGTAGAAGATGACGGCAGTATTCGCTACCTGTTCATGATTACCGACGTCACGAGCGGCATCCAGAAGGATACGATTCTTGATACCATCATGCTTTCGGCCGACCGCTCGCTTTTGATGATTTTCGACCGCACGCGGCATATCAAGTACATGTCGAAGCATCTCGGCGATATTTTCCAGAAGGACTGGCGGAGCCTTGTGGGCTTAGCGCTAGAAGACCTTGCTTCTTGCGGCATTCCGGACAACGTGATGGAAGCGACCGCGAAGGCGTTCGACGAAGGCGTAATTTGGAAGGATTCGTTCATGTTGCCCTCGAACGAAGGGCATGGCGAAATCTGGTTCCGCGGCGAGGCGGTGACTCTCAAGGCCGACGAGGCCGTGGTGGGCTACATGTTCTCGATGACGGATATTTCAGAAATCATCGCGGCCCGCGAAATTGCGGAACAGGCGACGCAGGCGAAGAGCGAATTCCTTGCCAACATGAGCCATGAAATCCGCACGCCGATGAACGCGATTATCGGTATGGCGCACCTGATTTCCGATACGGATCTTTCGGAACGCCAGCGCAACTTTGTGGACCGCATCGGGCATGCCGCGAAGTCCTTGCTCGGTATCATCAACAACATTTTGGACTTCTCGAAAATCGAGGCGAAGAAGCAGGAACTCGAAGTCACGCAGTTCGTGCTGCAGGATGTCATCAGCGAGGTGGCTTCCCTTGCCGAAGTGCGTATCGCCGGGCGACCGATTGAACTTATCGTGGACGTGGATCCCGATATTCCCGAGACGCTCATGGGCGACCCGCTTCGCCTGTCCCAGATTTTTACGAACCTCGTGAACAACGCTACGAAATTCACCGAGAAGGGCGATATCACCCTCAAGGTGGAAATGGAGAACGTTACCGAAAAGAACGTGCGCCTTGCCTTCAGCGTGAAGGATACGGGTATCGGCATGACGCCCGAACAACTGGGGCGCCTGTTCAACGCGTTTACGCAAGCCGACGGCTCCACTACGCGCAAGTATGGCGGAACGGGCCTCGGGCTTGTCATCTCGAAGTCCCTCGTGGAACTCATGGGCGGCAAGCTTCAGGTCGAAAGTACTTCCGGCGAAGGCTCGCGGTTCTTCTTCAGCATATCGCTCCCGATTGCGCCGCAGGCGGGTGAACCCAAGTGGAAATCGGTCAACAGTTTCGCGGGCAAGAACATCTTGCTGGTGGATGACTGCGCCAATATGCGCTCCGTGCTCCGGCATATCCTCACGAAGTTGCACCTTGTCGTGGAGGAGGCGTGCTCGGCTGCGGAAGCGTTCGACCTCATCCAGGCTCACGAAGAAGCGGGCGAGGACCCGTACGATATTTTCCTTGTCGATTACAAGATGGGGCTCGAGACCGGCTTCGATTTTGCGAAGGGAATTCCCGAGAAAATGCGCAAGATTCCGAAGGTGCTCATGCACCCGCTGCATTTCGAAGAAGCCGAACAGGATACGGCGACGAAGCTCGGGTACAACAGCTGTATCGCGAAGCCGCCACAGATAAGCTCGATTCTCAGCGCCTTGCAAGAAGCGATGGGCATGAAGCTCACGTACCAGAAGGCGACCAAGAAGGAAAACCGCAAGATATACTTCAAACCGGCGAAGATTTTGCTTGTCGAAGACAACCTGATGAACCAGGAACTCGCCGTTTCGCTTTTGAATTCCGTCGGCCTTACCACGATGGTTGCGAACAACGGAAAGGAAGCGCTCGACCTTTTGAAGCCGGGTTCGTTCGACCTTGTGCTCATGGACTTGCAGATGCCTATCATGGATGGCCTTACGGCGACGAAGGAAATCCGCGACATGGAAGACCCGTATTTCAAGAATGTACCGATTCTCGCGATGAGTGCGCGCGCGTTCCAGAAAGACAAGGAAGAGTGTTTCGAAGCGGGCATGAATTCGTATATCGTGAAGCCCATCGATCCTTCGCTCCTGTACGAAGACCTCGCGAATTACCTGGCGATTGCTTCTGAAAGTTCCGTGCCGCACAACAGGACGCTTGTTTCTACCGGGAATGTGCAGCTTGCCGACGATGATGCGAATTTCCTCGCGCAGTTCTCGAAGGTCCGCGATTTCGACGCTTCTGTCGGGCTCTACCACGCGAACAACAACAAGACCATCTATATCAGAATCTTGCACGGGTTCGTCCGCGATTACAGCGGGAACAATTTCGAATTGCGCAAGCTTGTCGAAACCTCGAAATTCGAGGAGGCCACGCGCATCACGCATACCATCAAGGGCCTTTGCGGGACAATCGGTTCGTCGCATGTGCAGACGCTCGGCGCTGCCGTCGAGAACACGCTTTCGCAGAAGCAGCACGACTTCCCGGAATACAACAGGTTCGAAGAAGCGCTTCACAACCTAATCGAGGATTTGAGCGTAGTGTTGAAGGATATCGATGCCGACATGCCGGTGCAACCTACGAAACGCGAAGACCCGGAAGCTGTGGGTCGCTTGAAGGGCGTGCTGGGCAACCTGAAGGTCGCTTTGGATTCCTGCTCTTCGACGCGGTGCAAGCGCATTTTGGACGAATACGAAAATATCGCGTTCGATCCCGAAATCGAGACCCTGTTGCAGAAGATTGTAAACCAGGTCGACGATTACGAATTCAGCGAAGCGGCCGAAACGCTCGCCGAACTCGAAACCAAGCTGGGATAA
- a CDS encoding HD domain-containing phosphohydrolase: MEQAKAKILVVDDTKTNIEVLENVLMDHYDVFVAKNGKKAIEIAEKVLPDLILLDVMMPEMNGYETMRAMKGMESLKNIPVFFLTAKSDNESEQIGLDLGAVDYIGKPFNPQLVLLRVKNQLEYKRQRDHLHELVDEKTADLRRTLKVMLTSLGSLAEFRDPETGGHIKRTQVIVQRLAEVLQNNPKYTQAIPSSEYVDFYATAAPLHDIGKVGIEDEILRKPAKLNEQEREIMSKHPRMGYDVLMDATKELHDNPMVRIAADIALAHHERWDGQGYPSGLKGEEIPVGARLMAVADVYDALVSRRPYKDAYPHQFAVGEIVKAKGTQFDPDVVDAFLAIADELPATYELFKDQTH, from the coding sequence ATGGAACAGGCAAAAGCCAAAATTTTAGTTGTTGACGATACTAAGACGAACATTGAAGTCCTTGAAAATGTCTTGATGGATCACTATGACGTCTTTGTTGCGAAGAATGGTAAGAAGGCTATCGAAATCGCAGAAAAGGTCCTGCCGGACTTGATTCTTCTCGATGTGATGATGCCCGAGATGAATGGCTACGAAACAATGAGGGCCATGAAGGGGATGGAATCACTCAAGAACATTCCGGTCTTTTTCTTGACTGCGAAATCGGATAACGAAAGTGAGCAGATCGGGCTTGACTTGGGCGCGGTGGACTATATCGGGAAGCCGTTCAACCCGCAGCTCGTTTTGTTGCGCGTGAAGAACCAGCTTGAATACAAGCGCCAGCGCGACCACCTGCATGAACTTGTCGACGAGAAGACGGCCGACTTGCGCCGTACCTTGAAGGTCATGCTCACGAGTCTCGGATCGCTTGCGGAATTCCGCGATCCTGAAACGGGCGGTCACATCAAGCGCACTCAGGTAATCGTGCAGCGCCTCGCCGAGGTCTTGCAGAACAACCCGAAGTATACGCAGGCCATCCCGTCGAGCGAGTATGTGGACTTCTATGCGACGGCAGCCCCGCTTCACGATATCGGCAAGGTTGGTATCGAAGACGAAATTTTGCGTAAACCGGCAAAACTGAACGAGCAGGAACGTGAAATCATGAGCAAGCACCCGAGAATGGGTTACGACGTGCTCATGGATGCCACCAAGGAACTGCACGACAACCCGATGGTGCGCATTGCGGCGGATATCGCGCTTGCCCATCACGAACGCTGGGACGGACAGGGTTACCCGAGCGGGCTCAAGGGCGAGGAGATTCCCGTTGGAGCGCGCCTCATGGCGGTAGCCGACGTGTACGACGCCCTCGTCTCGCGCAGGCCCTACAAGGATGCCTACCCGCACCAGTTTGCCGTTGGAGAGATTGTAAAGGCGAAGGGGACGCAGTTCGATCCCGACGTGGTCGACGCCTTCCTTGCAATCGCCGATGAATTGCCCGCAACCTACGAACTGTTTAAGGACCAGACTCATTGA